A part of Maridesulfovibrio hydrothermalis AM13 = DSM 14728 genomic DNA contains:
- the pal gene encoding peptidoglycan-associated lipoprotein Pal, which translates to MKARAIVLCVAFVLLAGLGAGCSKKRVESSPASPAVEERMTEQRDKEQLKLDEQARIERERALQEEALMQEAKAAEAKKMFDDAVVELGNMVHFDFDSFDIKQEYRPLLQSKAEILKKYDNVTMVIEGYCDDRGTEEYNLALGERRARAAYEFLILLGVAPERLSIVSYGEEDPIDPGQNETAWAQNRRAQFRLTY; encoded by the coding sequence ATGAAAGCTAGAGCTATAGTTTTATGTGTGGCGTTCGTGTTGTTAGCTGGACTTGGAGCCGGTTGTTCGAAAAAGCGTGTTGAATCTTCCCCTGCGAGTCCTGCTGTTGAAGAGCGGATGACTGAGCAACGGGATAAAGAGCAGCTTAAACTTGATGAGCAGGCCCGTATTGAAAGAGAGCGTGCCCTTCAAGAGGAAGCTCTTATGCAGGAAGCAAAAGCAGCTGAAGCTAAAAAAATGTTTGACGATGCTGTCGTTGAACTGGGCAATATGGTTCATTTTGATTTCGATTCTTTTGACATCAAACAAGAATATCGGCCTTTGCTTCAATCAAAAGCTGAAATACTCAAAAAGTATGACAACGTGACTATGGTTATCGAAGGCTATTGCGATGATCGTGGCACTGAAGAATACAACCTTGCTCTGGGCGAACGGCGTGCACGTGCTGCCTATGAATTTCTTATTTTACTTGGAGTTGCTCCCGAAAGGCTCAGTATTGTGAGCTACGGTGAAGAAGACCCTATAGACCCCGGTCAGAACGAGACCGCATGGGCGCAGAACAGAAGAGCACAGTTCAGACTTACTTATTAA
- a CDS encoding PD40 domain-containing protein yields MKKIHRFNIKISALMFVSVFLFFAFTTGNVKAADTLSVDIYGPGQRKVNIILLPPKTVAAGKYEGSKGDDLPLPAEAGTFNSDLRKDLGFLPFLNLVPVADILGGDPSRGVRPGDIDVKPLRLSKVDLAITTGWEVRPNGEKNLLLRCIGTFNGRTILGKKYSMVTEEMLPRIADRFSSHLMRILTGRDGFFESSIAFVRKVGKNKEIYTVSPQGRNLRQISSLGGVNLSPNWSPDGDKLIFTRLGSRQHLLCVWDRETGKIDQKSFPGNTVIGPAFLPDGNMAATLTMNGNSDIFLINGNYKPKRTLAESWAIEVSPDFDRTGEKMVFTSARFGNPHIFILDMKSGVVTRVTREGKYNTNPTISPDGRYVAFARQTPLGHRIFVHDLKNGQERQLTFGPGSDEDPAFGPDGYFLAFSSSRTGEYQIYLTTRHGDPAMRVPTGSGIAKAPAWGKAKKS; encoded by the coding sequence ATGAAAAAAATCCATAGATTTAATATAAAAATATCAGCTTTGATGTTTGTTTCAGTATTTTTGTTTTTTGCTTTCACTACTGGAAACGTAAAAGCTGCGGATACTCTGAGTGTGGACATCTACGGCCCCGGACAGCGTAAAGTTAATATTATTTTACTGCCCCCTAAAACCGTGGCGGCTGGAAAATATGAAGGGTCAAAAGGTGATGATCTGCCGCTTCCAGCTGAGGCCGGAACGTTTAACAGTGATCTTCGAAAGGATCTGGGCTTTCTGCCTTTTTTGAATTTAGTACCGGTTGCCGATATACTCGGCGGTGATCCCTCACGCGGTGTGCGGCCCGGTGATATTGATGTCAAACCGCTCAGGCTTTCAAAAGTTGACCTTGCTATAACCACTGGCTGGGAAGTTCGTCCTAATGGTGAAAAGAACCTGCTGCTGCGTTGTATAGGCACTTTTAACGGGCGAACCATTCTGGGCAAAAAGTACTCGATGGTTACTGAAGAGATGCTGCCCCGCATTGCTGACCGGTTCAGTTCGCATCTGATGCGTATCTTGACCGGACGGGATGGTTTTTTTGAGTCTTCCATCGCTTTTGTGCGTAAGGTCGGGAAAAATAAAGAAATATATACGGTCAGTCCGCAAGGAAGAAATTTACGTCAGATAAGTTCATTGGGCGGGGTCAATTTAAGTCCTAACTGGTCTCCAGACGGAGATAAACTTATTTTCACGCGCCTTGGTTCCCGTCAGCACCTGCTTTGTGTATGGGATCGGGAAACCGGAAAGATTGATCAGAAGAGTTTTCCCGGTAATACCGTGATCGGGCCGGCCTTTCTTCCTGATGGAAATATGGCTGCAACCCTCACTATGAATGGTAACTCAGATATTTTTCTTATTAACGGAAACTATAAACCCAAAAGAACACTTGCAGAAAGCTGGGCCATTGAAGTTTCTCCCGATTTTGACCGTACCGGAGAGAAGATGGTTTTTACTTCAGCCCGTTTCGGAAATCCCCATATTTTTATACTTGATATGAAAAGCGGGGTAGTCACCAGAGTCACCAGAGAAGGGAAGTATAATACCAATCCGACCATCAGTCCTGATGGGCGATATGTAGCCTTTGCAAGGCAGACACCTTTAGGTCATCGCATTTTCGTGCATGACCTTAAAAACGGTCAAGAGCGGCAGCTTACTTTCGGCCCGGGTAGTGATGAAGACCCTGCATTCGGTCCGGATGGTTATTTTCTTGCTTTTTCATCCAGCAGGACCGGCGAGTATCAGATTTATTTGACTACGCGGCACGGAGATCCGGCTATGCGCGTCCCTACCGGAAGTGGTATTGCCAAAGCTCCTGCTTGGGGAAAAGCTAAAAAGTCATAG
- the tolA gene encoding cell envelope integrity protein TolA: MKISLDMPVYTVDLVTLAPLPAAPSVKKVSAVKPAAKLSKPAAVVIPEAVKPKVVPKAKPDSTKAPEPKPVPKAKSKPKPKTKKISSKKVKTTTAPKKKVVEKKVEKPAKKTTPAKQKAEKKTPPKKVKPKKPEVSAEDALAADLASLAKIVENKDKAEKRAVASDLEALAETARSTAVSGAAGGTAGASGLVQVYGSIVKEAVRKNWRYPVFGQKDNLMARVQIQLKSSGEISNIKLLDSSGNVDFDDSVMTALRDTEVLPKPPGSSIRTIIVNFNLQDLDQ; this comes from the coding sequence GTGAAAATTTCACTTGATATGCCTGTTTATACGGTTGATCTGGTTACTCTTGCTCCTTTGCCTGCTGCTCCATCTGTAAAAAAAGTCTCTGCTGTTAAACCTGCGGCCAAGCTTTCAAAGCCTGCCGCTGTTGTTATTCCTGAAGCAGTCAAACCTAAAGTTGTACCTAAAGCTAAACCTGATTCGACTAAGGCTCCTGAGCCAAAGCCTGTCCCGAAAGCCAAATCCAAGCCGAAACCTAAAACTAAGAAAATTTCATCTAAAAAGGTAAAGACTACAACTGCTCCTAAAAAGAAAGTAGTGGAAAAAAAGGTTGAAAAGCCTGCAAAAAAAACAACTCCTGCGAAGCAGAAAGCGGAGAAAAAGACTCCGCCTAAAAAGGTTAAACCGAAGAAGCCTGAAGTCAGTGCTGAAGACGCTTTAGCGGCTGACCTTGCCTCCCTTGCAAAGATTGTTGAGAATAAAGATAAGGCAGAAAAAAGGGCAGTTGCAAGCGACCTTGAAGCTCTTGCCGAGACGGCCCGCTCAACAGCAGTCAGCGGGGCCGCCGGTGGTACAGCCGGAGCTTCCGGTCTGGTTCAGGTCTACGGCTCCATCGTAAAGGAGGCTGTACGAAAAAACTGGAGATATCCGGTCTTCGGCCAGAAAGATAATCTTATGGCACGGGTGCAAATTCAGTTAAAATCTTCCGGCGAAATCAGCAATATAAAGCTGCTTGACTCGTCTGGTAACGTTGATTTTGATGATTCCGTAATGACTGCATTGCGCGATACCGAAGTGCTTCCCAAGCCTCCGGGAAGTTCCATCAGAACCATCATTGTGAACTTTAACCTGCAAGATCTTGATCAGTAG
- the tolR gene encoding protein TolR: protein MGISTNNNGMLAEINVTPFVDVMLVLLIIFMVTAPLMTQGVEVDLPQTRTVRSLPQDNEHLVLSINDKGEIYLDEYKVGFDELQGHLEKLVKKQNKMLFLRADKNVAYGEVVRVMGEIKAVGIDRLGIVAEPADDKKK, encoded by the coding sequence ATGGGCATTTCTACCAATAATAACGGAATGCTGGCTGAGATCAATGTAACTCCTTTTGTTGACGTTATGCTGGTGCTGCTGATCATTTTTATGGTTACAGCCCCGCTTATGACTCAAGGGGTTGAAGTTGATTTGCCGCAAACAAGAACCGTCCGTTCGCTGCCGCAGGATAACGAGCATCTTGTACTGTCTATCAATGACAAGGGCGAAATCTACCTTGATGAATACAAGGTCGGTTTTGACGAACTTCAAGGTCATCTTGAAAAGCTGGTTAAAAAGCAGAATAAAATGCTTTTTTTACGGGCAGATAAAAATGTTGCTTATGGCGAAGTTGTAAGGGTCATGGGTGAGATTAAAGCTGTCGGTATTGATCGGCTCGGCATCGTTGCTGAACCTGCTGATGATAAGAAGAAATAG
- a CDS encoding MotA/TolQ/ExbB proton channel family protein — protein sequence MDYLPQGGIFAMLESATIVVKGVLCLLAAMSMWSWTIIFWKLISLGRARTLVLKGNKIMEDADSLSSGLTAISKTAGSPLNRIGAAAVKEYRVLEKSAVSASHKRRLIKDTLRRILRQKVSSEMKKLTSSLSFLATCANGAPFIGLFGTVWGIMNSFHAIGTAKSAALAAVAPGISEALVATAIGLAVAIPATIFYNFFLGVLNGIETEMVNFAGVFLNRVEREVSWVEPSSKGGERDYAQSVSEAAPSVQE from the coding sequence ATGGATTATTTACCTCAGGGCGGAATCTTCGCCATGCTCGAATCCGCTACGATAGTGGTTAAGGGCGTACTCTGCCTGCTGGCAGCGATGTCGATGTGGAGCTGGACAATTATTTTCTGGAAACTCATTTCTCTGGGGCGGGCCAGAACTCTTGTTCTTAAAGGTAACAAGATCATGGAGGATGCAGATTCTCTTTCTTCCGGTCTTACAGCAATCAGCAAGACTGCCGGTTCACCTTTGAACCGTATCGGGGCTGCTGCGGTTAAAGAGTATCGGGTTTTGGAAAAATCTGCGGTCAGTGCCAGCCATAAACGCAGACTCATTAAAGATACCTTGCGTCGAATTTTGCGCCAGAAGGTCAGCTCTGAAATGAAGAAGCTGACTTCATCGCTGTCTTTTCTGGCAACTTGCGCCAATGGTGCTCCCTTTATCGGTCTTTTTGGTACCGTTTGGGGGATTATGAACTCTTTTCATGCTATCGGTACGGCAAAATCGGCCGCTCTGGCTGCTGTTGCCCCCGGTATTTCTGAGGCCCTTGTTGCTACTGCCATCGGCCTTGCGGTGGCGATTCCTGCAACGATTTTCTACAATTTTTTTCTCGGTGTACTTAATGGTATCGAGACTGAAATGGTCAATTTTGCAGGGGTGTTCCTGAACCGTGTTGAACGTGAAGTTTCATGGGTAGAGCCTTCATCAAAGGGGGGAGAAAGAGACTACGCACAGTCGGTATCGGAAGCTGCCCCTTCCGTTCAGGAGTAG
- a CDS encoding SIR2 family NAD-dependent protein deacylase has protein sequence MIMGIDSSKISKAAELIANAGCAIALTGAGLSVGSGIPDFRSPGGLWSKYDPEKVASIRALKSDPATVWQFLTEAAQMMRQAQPNDGHKALAELEKTGRIQGVITQNIDGLHQRAGSSNVIEFHGNCSNFFCMECFAPFAADNIKAGCDLPVRCPECSGIIRPDLVFFGEQIPSEIYREAFALTDQSDLIIVVGTSGEVVPASLIAPRIKDAGGKIIEINMAPSAYSAMSDVFIEGAAEQILPAIVQNLI, from the coding sequence ATGATTATGGGCATAGACAGTTCAAAAATCAGCAAAGCCGCAGAGTTGATTGCAAATGCCGGATGTGCCATTGCGCTGACTGGAGCAGGGCTGTCCGTCGGCAGCGGGATTCCCGATTTCCGCAGTCCCGGTGGTCTTTGGTCTAAATATGATCCTGAAAAGGTTGCTTCAATCAGGGCGCTTAAATCTGATCCTGCAACAGTTTGGCAGTTTTTGACAGAAGCCGCGCAGATGATGCGTCAGGCACAGCCGAACGATGGGCATAAGGCTCTGGCAGAACTTGAAAAAACGGGTCGTATTCAAGGCGTGATTACCCAGAACATTGACGGGTTGCACCAACGGGCCGGCTCTTCAAACGTGATAGAATTTCATGGAAATTGCAGTAATTTTTTCTGCATGGAGTGTTTTGCTCCATTTGCTGCTGATAATATTAAAGCTGGTTGTGATCTTCCGGTGCGATGCCCTGAGTGTTCAGGGATTATCAGGCCGGACCTTGTGTTTTTCGGGGAGCAGATTCCTTCTGAAATATACAGGGAGGCATTTGCTCTGACTGATCAGTCTGATTTGATTATTGTGGTCGGGACTTCCGGTGAGGTTGTTCCTGCCAGTCTGATTGCGCCCCGTATTAAAGATGCAGGGGGTAAAATCATTGAGATAAATATGGCTCCGTCGGCTTATTCAGCAATGAGTGATGTATTCATTGAAGGGGCTGCGGAGCAGATTCTGCCGGCTATTGTGCAGAACCTGATCTAA
- a CDS encoding histidinol phosphate phosphatase domain-containing protein, protein MIDFHTHTVFSDGELIPAELARRARVAGYRALAMTDHADLSNIDIILENLRRFAKKHGHYFDIDVFAGVELTHVPPGLIGEMADLARNSGAQIVLVHGETIVEPVAEGTNLAAIEAKVDILAHPGLITEVEVQLAAEYGVCLEITTRKGHSLTNGHVASLARKYGAKLVINNDAHAPGDLVGLDLRRKIALGAGLTPAEYAQTEENSRQLVQTIMQRG, encoded by the coding sequence ATGATAGATTTTCATACCCATACAGTTTTCAGTGACGGCGAACTTATTCCAGCTGAACTTGCACGCAGGGCAAGAGTTGCCGGATATCGTGCTTTGGCGATGACTGATCATGCAGACCTGAGCAACATTGATATCATTCTTGAAAATCTTCGCCGTTTTGCCAAGAAGCATGGACATTATTTTGATATAGATGTTTTTGCAGGCGTAGAACTTACACATGTTCCTCCTGGGCTTATCGGTGAAATGGCCGATCTTGCCAGAAATTCAGGTGCACAAATTGTGCTGGTTCATGGTGAAACCATTGTGGAACCTGTGGCTGAAGGGACCAACCTTGCTGCTATTGAGGCAAAAGTGGATATCCTTGCCCATCCCGGGCTGATTACCGAGGTTGAAGTGCAGCTTGCCGCTGAATACGGTGTCTGTCTTGAGATTACCACACGTAAGGGACACAGCCTGACTAACGGTCATGTTGCCTCCCTTGCCCGCAAGTATGGGGCAAAACTGGTGATTAACAATGATGCTCATGCTCCCGGAGATCTGGTCGGCCTTGATTTGCGTCGTAAAATTGCACTTGGTGCAGGTCTGACTCCTGCTGAGTATGCGCAGACAGAAGAAAATTCTCGCCAGCTTGTACAGACCATCATGCAGCGCGGGTAG
- a CDS encoding bifunctional nuclease family protein, with protein sequence MVEMQVYGLAVENDTEAPVLVLKNEELGMVLPIWIGAMEAMAISMVLNEVSFPRPMTHDLLLNTIATFGGEVVSVDIVDIEQGTFYAEIMVQREEGMMAIDARPSDAVAIAVRADCPVRVSQKVLDIAGTRDTEENITSKSKWDDELEELSPEDCKYKM encoded by the coding sequence ATGGTAGAAATGCAGGTTTACGGGTTGGCCGTTGAAAACGATACAGAAGCACCGGTTCTGGTTTTGAAAAACGAAGAACTGGGCATGGTTCTGCCGATATGGATCGGCGCAATGGAGGCTATGGCTATTTCCATGGTGCTTAATGAAGTATCTTTTCCCCGGCCCATGACTCATGACCTGCTGCTCAACACCATAGCCACATTCGGGGGCGAAGTTGTATCTGTCGATATAGTTGATATCGAGCAGGGCACTTTCTATGCTGAAATTATGGTTCAACGTGAAGAGGGTATGATGGCAATTGATGCCCGTCCTTCAGATGCGGTCGCCATAGCTGTCCGGGCAGACTGTCCGGTGCGTGTTTCACAGAAGGTTCTTGATATTGCCGGAACCAGAGATACCGAAGAAAATATTACCAGCAAGTCCAAATGGGATGATGAGCTTGAAGAGCTTTCGCCTGAGGACTGTAAATATAAAATGTAG
- the miaB gene encoding tRNA (N6-isopentenyl adenosine(37)-C2)-methylthiotransferase MiaB yields the protein MKFTVLTFGCQMNVHDSDWLIRAMESRGWTAVSESEADIFIINTCSVRDKPEQKVYSVLGRLAPLCKKAGSFVAVGGCVAQQIGEGFLEKFPHVRLVFGSDGIAQAPQALEELAKDHKKTLVLNDFVAAYPEREGGLAQPNQDLLPPGIGTIPGQAFVNIMQGCDNFCAYCIVPYTRGRQKSRSSEAVVNECKSLVKAGVREITLLGQNVNSFGIDKKGTDSSFAELLYKVSAIDGLERIRFTTSHPKDLAPEVIKAFGELPNLCPSLHLPVQSGSDNILKKMGRKYDRARYLGIVEGLRKVCPDIALTTDIIVGFPGETDEDFEQTMNMMELVRYESSFSFKYSDRPGVAAVKMQPKVPEDVAQSRLARLQERQKSITRESLEALTGREMIVLLERKSKRQEIGGVSWRGKDPGGRVINVHFAGLDEEQKLGGKLVKVKITEAKNHSLIGVKMGEIW from the coding sequence ATGAAATTTACTGTACTTACATTCGGTTGTCAGATGAACGTTCATGATTCGGATTGGCTTATTCGTGCAATGGAAAGCCGGGGCTGGACAGCAGTTTCCGAATCGGAAGCAGATATATTTATTATCAATACCTGTTCTGTGCGCGATAAGCCGGAGCAGAAAGTTTATAGCGTGCTGGGCAGACTGGCCCCTTTGTGTAAAAAAGCAGGCAGTTTTGTTGCTGTCGGAGGCTGTGTTGCTCAGCAGATAGGTGAAGGTTTTCTCGAAAAATTTCCTCATGTACGGCTGGTATTCGGCAGTGACGGCATTGCTCAGGCCCCGCAGGCGCTGGAGGAGTTGGCGAAGGATCATAAAAAAACTTTGGTTCTTAATGATTTTGTCGCCGCTTATCCTGAACGTGAAGGCGGGCTTGCACAGCCAAATCAAGACCTTCTGCCCCCCGGGATCGGAACTATTCCGGGACAGGCATTTGTAAACATTATGCAGGGCTGCGATAATTTTTGTGCCTATTGCATTGTGCCTTATACGCGTGGCCGGCAGAAATCGCGCTCCTCTGAGGCTGTTGTTAATGAATGTAAATCGCTGGTTAAGGCCGGTGTTCGCGAAATCACTCTGCTCGGGCAGAATGTGAACAGCTTCGGCATCGATAAAAAAGGGACAGATTCAAGCTTTGCAGAGCTGCTTTACAAAGTCTCAGCTATCGACGGGCTGGAGCGGATCAGATTTACAACCTCCCATCCTAAAGATCTTGCGCCGGAAGTTATTAAGGCTTTTGGTGAATTGCCTAATTTATGCCCCAGTCTGCATCTGCCTGTGCAGTCCGGCTCTGATAATATTTTGAAAAAGATGGGCCGCAAATATGATCGCGCCCGTTACCTCGGCATTGTGGAGGGGCTTCGCAAGGTTTGTCCTGATATTGCCCTGACTACTGATATTATTGTGGGTTTCCCCGGTGAGACTGACGAGGATTTTGAACAGACCATGAATATGATGGAACTTGTTCGCTATGAAAGCAGTTTTTCATTTAAATATTCTGACCGTCCGGGAGTTGCAGCGGTTAAAATGCAGCCCAAAGTTCCGGAAGATGTTGCGCAAAGCCGTCTTGCCCGCTTGCAGGAAAGGCAAAAGAGTATTACTAGAGAAAGTCTAGAGGCTTTAACAGGTCGAGAAATGATTGTTCTGCTGGAGCGTAAAAGCAAAAGGCAGGAAATTGGCGGTGTCTCATGGCGGGGCAAAGATCCCGGTGGGCGGGTTATAAATGTACATTTTGCAGGGCTTGACGAAGAGCAGAAGCTTGGCGGAAAACTTGTTAAAGTGAAGATTACCGAAGCTAAAAATCATTCTCTTATCGGTGTTAAGATGGGGGAAATATGGTAG
- a CDS encoding YybH family protein: MKKILLPTLTILTLLVSAATVSASGLEHDSDQGTRDLIKDLLYEYKDAYNLRDFDAIRSLYTKDAIIVSFPCQSKEEVLISEFSDNIPRCASLWVEGGFKVRLFKITSFKKTGDKVFIRVLWDYRDNEERGKFTPSFEFTLVDGKWKISKETYGRKVE; encoded by the coding sequence ATGAAAAAAATACTGCTTCCGACGCTTACTATTCTTACTCTTCTGGTTTCTGCTGCGACGGTCTCAGCTTCCGGTCTGGAGCATGATTCTGATCAGGGAACCCGCGACCTCATCAAGGATCTTCTTTATGAATATAAGGATGCCTACAATTTACGTGATTTTGATGCAATCAGATCTCTTTATACCAAGGATGCCATTATTGTATCTTTTCCCTGCCAGTCAAAAGAAGAAGTTTTGATCAGTGAATTCAGTGATAATATCCCACGCTGTGCATCGCTCTGGGTTGAAGGAGGTTTTAAAGTCAGGCTTTTTAAAATAACAAGTTTTAAAAAAACAGGCGACAAAGTATTTATCAGAGTGCTTTGGGATTATCGAGACAATGAAGAGCGTGGAAAATTTACGCCGTCCTTTGAATTTACTCTGGTTGATGGAAAGTGGAAAATTTCAAAAGAAACATATGGTCGTAAAGTGGAATAG
- a CDS encoding adenylyl-sulfate kinase, whose translation MPDLKGICVNKNWAVWITGLPGCGKSTIAAKLYERLREDGLKVMKLCMDERRKFYISNPEYTCQERSRAYNLFVEDAVSVMESGRCVIMDGTAHEKCWRNDAREKIEYFAEIYLRCPVNMAMKREAGRQQGLVMAGLYEKALERQRSGREFKDLGEVIGVDVKFQEDKNAECIVDTTDKTPDEILEVVMDCLQNWRKMNGIC comes from the coding sequence ATGCCGGATTTGAAAGGTATATGCGTTAACAAAAACTGGGCAGTCTGGATCACGGGCTTACCCGGATGCGGCAAAAGCACAATTGCTGCCAAATTATATGAAAGGTTGCGCGAAGATGGTCTCAAGGTCATGAAGCTCTGCATGGATGAGCGACGCAAATTTTATATTTCCAACCCGGAATATACCTGTCAGGAACGTTCGCGGGCTTACAATCTTTTTGTTGAGGATGCCGTATCAGTCATGGAGTCGGGCCGTTGCGTAATAATGGACGGAACAGCACATGAAAAATGCTGGCGTAATGATGCCCGTGAAAAGATTGAATATTTTGCAGAGATATATCTGCGATGTCCTGTAAACATGGCAATGAAACGTGAAGCCGGGCGACAGCAGGGGTTAGTTATGGCCGGACTTTATGAAAAAGCCCTCGAACGGCAGCGCAGCGGCAGAGAATTTAAGGATCTTGGCGAAGTAATCGGCGTTGATGTTAAGTTTCAGGAAGATAAAAATGCCGAGTGCATCGTTGATACTACCGACAAAACACCCGACGAGATTTTAGAGGTTGTTATGGACTGCCTGCAAAACTGGCGGAAGATGAACGGCATATGCTGA
- a CDS encoding phosphotransferase family protein, with translation MLEITADMLKKYLKEAFGSETVLVDYGDIGSLDKQGMKGFGYGKPLLVRFEVDGKQQETVISIMKGDNYGHQFYWDRAAILMFQYETSASLSRHVKPMGIGYINRSGEMRPLQDPGEFFILNEKLEGYDYFHDLDRIRKGRFLDQDKDNAAQLALWLAEIHSSKKEDPHLYTRRIRDLIGSSECIMGLVDEAFDHPCEFFSRERFINLEKKLIDWRWKLAKYTHRLCAVHGDFHPWNVLIGGPDGFSVLDRSRGEWGEAAGDLSCMATNYILFGIYGGGDFSEDFRTLYMTYFDKYLEQTGDIEVLKVLAPFFVFRGLVIASPVWYPDHPVEVRNSLLRFIENVLEDEVFDYAGFERYMR, from the coding sequence ATGCTCGAAATTACTGCTGATATGCTTAAAAAATATCTGAAAGAAGCTTTCGGGTCCGAAACAGTTCTTGTGGATTACGGCGACATAGGTTCTCTGGATAAACAGGGGATGAAAGGTTTTGGATACGGCAAGCCTCTTCTTGTGCGCTTTGAGGTTGATGGAAAGCAGCAGGAAACTGTGATTTCCATAATGAAAGGTGATAATTACGGTCATCAGTTTTATTGGGATCGCGCCGCAATTCTGATGTTTCAATACGAAACATCGGCCAGCCTTTCCCGTCATGTAAAACCTATGGGAATCGGTTACATCAACCGTTCTGGGGAAATGCGTCCTCTGCAAGATCCCGGAGAATTTTTTATCCTCAACGAGAAGCTTGAAGGATACGATTATTTTCATGACCTTGACCGCATTCGTAAAGGACGGTTTCTTGATCAAGACAAAGATAACGCAGCACAGCTTGCCCTCTGGCTGGCTGAAATTCATTCCAGCAAAAAAGAAGATCCGCATCTTTATACGCGCCGGATAAGAGATTTGATTGGTTCCAGTGAGTGTATCATGGGGCTGGTTGATGAAGCCTTTGATCATCCTTGCGAATTTTTTTCCCGTGAACGATTTATAAATCTTGAAAAGAAGCTGATCGACTGGCGCTGGAAGCTTGCAAAGTATACGCACAGGTTGTGTGCGGTGCATGGTGATTTCCATCCTTGGAACGTGCTGATCGGCGGCCCTGACGGATTCAGCGTGCTTGACCGCAGCAGGGGCGAGTGGGGGGAGGCCGCTGGCGATTTAAGTTGTATGGCAACAAACTATATCCTTTTCGGGATTTACGGCGGGGGCGATTTTTCAGAAGATTTCCGTACTCTTTATATGACTTATTTTGATAAGTACCTTGAACAAACGGGCGATATAGAGGTATTAAAAGTACTGGCTCCTTTTTTTGTGTTCAGGGGACTCGTGATAGCTTCTCCTGTGTGGTATCCTGATCATCCGGTGGAGGTGAGAAATTCACTTTTGCGTTTCATAGAGAATGTACTTGAAGACGAGGTTTTCGATTATGCCGGATTTGAAAGGTATATGCGTTAA
- a CDS encoding carbohydrate kinase family protein translates to MQLLVSGSLAYDRIMSFPGSFADHILPDKIHMLNVCFLVDGLDERFGGTAGNIAYALSMLSEKPIILGTAGKDFDGYEKWLDEKGITREGIKRVDDEFTAGAYITTDKSDNQITGFNPGAMKYSCDYDFSKVDSKDALAIVSPGNLDDMQNFPKIYREKGLPYIYDPGQNIPAFSGEQLLEMIGGCKILVSNDYELEMIMKSTGKTRDELMDICESIIVTLGEKGCLVVEKSGVTEVGAAKAKTIEDPTGAGDAFRAGLIKGLSMGKNLVESAHVGAVSAVYCVEQLGTQEHSYTEDEFWARYEENFGKL, encoded by the coding sequence ATGCAGCTATTAGTTTCCGGTTCACTTGCTTACGACAGAATCATGAGCTTTCCAGGCAGCTTTGCAGACCATATTCTTCCTGACAAAATCCATATGCTTAACGTCTGCTTTCTGGTTGACGGTCTGGATGAAAGATTCGGTGGAACAGCCGGAAACATTGCCTACGCATTGTCTATGCTCAGTGAAAAACCGATAATTCTCGGCACAGCCGGCAAGGACTTTGACGGTTATGAGAAATGGCTGGACGAAAAAGGAATCACTCGTGAAGGCATCAAAAGAGTAGACGATGAATTTACTGCCGGTGCATACATTACCACAGATAAGTCTGATAATCAGATCACCGGATTCAACCCCGGCGCTATGAAATATTCTTGCGATTATGATTTTTCTAAAGTTGATTCTAAGGATGCACTTGCAATCGTTTCTCCGGGCAACCTTGATGATATGCAGAACTTTCCGAAAATTTATCGCGAAAAAGGACTGCCTTACATTTACGATCCGGGTCAGAATATCCCTGCATTCAGCGGAGAGCAGCTCCTTGAGATGATTGGCGGCTGCAAGATTCTTGTTTCCAATGATTATGAGCTTGAAATGATCATGAAATCCACGGGCAAGACCAGAGATGAGCTGATGGATATTTGTGAATCAATAATTGTCACCCTCGGTGAAAAAGGCTGTCTTGTTGTAGAAAAAAGCGGCGTAACAGAAGTCGGCGCAGCCAAAGCCAAAACTATTGAAGATCCTACCGGAGCAGGTGATGCCTTCCGCGCAGGGCTGATCAAAGGGCTGTCTATGGGTAAAAATCTTGTTGAGTCTGCCCATGTTGGTGCTGTCAGTGCTGTATATTGCGTTGAGCAGCTTGGGACTCAGGAGCACAGCTACACAGAAGATGAGTTCTGGGCCAGATACGAAGAAAATTTTGGTAAACTTTAA